One window from the genome of Solea solea chromosome 13, fSolSol10.1, whole genome shotgun sequence encodes:
- the LOC131471457 gene encoding transmembrane protein 74: protein MASTELLPADKEGKHSDPPDVLDRVSSALHGRKSGGSTVGALPGEGACNSARSCNGRCLSAPRTAPRKGGAELTLGHLGDEKVRVCCDQELETSFTCIDENVNLRLASPETSCRSAHRPVRNGEPCSETFPDFSFMSEDDLSFGEGSGSSTDYGFISAVTFLVTGISLVIISYAVPRDVVVDRDSVSAREMERLEMESARIGAHLDRCVIAGLCLLTLGGVVLSTLLMISMWKGEMYRRRVIAYSKRSAKQYGSISLKTRSSPSHSSAHLSLQEEDMEETLT from the coding sequence CTACCGAGCTGCTTCCCGCAGATAAGGAAGGCAAACACTCTGATCCTCCCGACGTCCTTGACCGAGTTTCCAGCGCACTGCATGGCCGCAAGTCGGGCGGATCAACAGTAGGAGCGCTCCCCGGGGAGGGTGCCTGTAACTCGGCCCGCAGCTGCAATGGCCGGTGCCTTTCAGCACCAAGGACGGCGCCGCGCAAGGGCGGCGCGGAGCTTACACTCGGCCACCTCGGCGACGAGAAAGTCCGAGTTTGCTGCGACCAGGAATTAGAGACATCGTTCACCTGCATTGATGAAAATGTCAACCTGCGACTCGCCAGCCCGGAGACGAGTTGCAGAAGTGCTCACAGACCCGTGCGCAACGGCGAGCCTTGCTCCGAGACGTTTCCGGACTTTTCCTTCATGTCTGAGGACGATCTCTCCTTCGGGGAGGGCTCGGGAAGTTCTACAGACTATGGCTTTATCAGTGCAGTCACGTTCTTGGTGACTGGGATCTCACTGGTGATCATCTCCTACGCAGTGCCTCGGGATGTAGTGGTGGACCGCGACAGTGTGTCAgcgagggagatggagagactGGAGATGGAGAGCGCCCGGATAGGTGCCCATCTGGACCGGTGCGTCATAGCGGGACTGTGCCTACTCACGCTGGGCGGCGTCGTGCTCTCCACGCTTCTAATGATCTCCATGTGGAAGGGAGAAATGTACAGGAGGAGAGTAATAGCATATTCTAAGCGCTCTGCCAAACAGTATGGCTCTATCAGCCTGAAAACCAGGTCCAGTCCCAGCCACTCCTCTGCACACTTGTccctgcaggaggaggacaTGGAGGAAACTTTGACTTAA